CCGCCATCCACCAGATGTGCATCCTCCTCACTGAAACAGAAACCGTCTTTCCGACCACCCAACTCCGTCTCATCTACCGCCAGGTCGGCTCATCCTGATTCCACCCCAGGTCAGGATGTCTGAGCCTCAGCGGCTATGACGGCATTTTGCTGCAAAAACGCCTCTACTCCGGCTCACGCCGCCGTCGCATCGCACGCAGCGGTTTGCCCGTCATTTTTGACATCGATGACGCCACCTGGCATCCGCTGGAAAAGAAGCATCACTTCCTCACCCGCTGGCGCACTCAGCATCGGCTCAGCGCCAGCCTCCGCATGGCCAGACTCGCGCTTCCCGCGAACGAGTTCATCGCCGCGCGTCTCCGCCAGGATCACTCACGCGTCGAAGAATGGCGGCGCGCTTTACGCCTCCAGCACCGCGGAGTGGATCGAGAA
The DNA window shown above is from Verrucomicrobiota bacterium and carries:
- a CDS encoding glycosyltransferase family 1 protein, giving the protein MTAFCCKNASTPAHAAVASHAAVCPSFLTSMTPPGIRWKRSITSSPAGALSIGSAPASAWPDSRFPRTSSSPRVSARITHASKNGGALYASSTAEWIEKLTQLIRDAALRREMGTRGRARFEQHYTAEAVARTLATRMRELAAPRS